The proteins below are encoded in one region of Deferribacter autotrophicus:
- a CDS encoding PP2C family protein-serine/threonine phosphatase, whose protein sequence is MNFSDLKSLVSLYETESLNIFIQKFSKFLKNLSINKFIIFKVEGVIAKPVINNGIEFNSFIDLSDIERDFVILEDVRLNVFDELLEANLILNLKYKNQFFYTVFIQEKLDNEIIDYLDMVMPSIGRKVYELVASKERLKAFIGYQQKIEFIKKARYILGLLEEDEILSKSLIFFMDTFSAEASLLKKGEEYRFIGLQENDLDEIFLEGESLKNYIDKSFDTVFIEGGISTNKYNIDNIFLIPLEAEQIKICLFNIKYDFIPDKEFAELISLILKIALENAKRLKDILKYKLEEQEINHTIEILNKFSRQKIDYEDENIIVTGINIPAKMAGGDYLEFRKIDNDYYFAIADVCGKGYSASILTVVLSTFSDLAFDKNDFVKKLMKLNKFLCEKNLDGRFITAFIAYFDKVSSCLYYQSFGHEPVFLLKKGKIVELDSEYLPLGISEEEYVVEKIKIDPGDTFFIYSDGIVEYIQYDEIKFKLKNNGKYEKNFVLNLYKELVKNKDTQRDDFTCMYTYFK, encoded by the coding sequence ATGAATTTTTCTGATTTAAAAAGTTTGGTATCATTATATGAAACGGAATCATTAAATATTTTTATCCAAAAGTTTTCTAAATTTCTTAAAAATCTTTCTATAAATAAGTTTATCATCTTCAAAGTTGAAGGGGTTATAGCAAAACCTGTAATAAATAATGGAATTGAGTTCAATTCGTTTATAGATTTGAGCGATATTGAAAGGGACTTTGTTATCTTAGAAGACGTGAGGTTAAATGTTTTCGATGAGCTTTTAGAAGCTAATCTTATTCTAAATTTAAAGTATAAAAATCAATTTTTTTACACAGTTTTTATACAAGAAAAACTAGATAATGAGATTATTGATTACTTAGATATGGTGATGCCTTCCATTGGTAGAAAAGTTTATGAATTGGTTGCCTCTAAAGAGAGATTAAAAGCATTTATTGGATATCAACAGAAGATAGAATTTATTAAAAAAGCAAGATATATATTGGGGCTATTAGAAGAAGATGAAATACTATCAAAGTCATTAATATTTTTTATGGATACTTTTTCTGCAGAAGCGTCATTATTAAAGAAAGGAGAAGAATATAGGTTTATTGGTTTACAGGAAAATGATTTAGATGAGATTTTTCTAGAAGGTGAATCGTTGAAAAATTATATTGATAAGAGTTTTGATACTGTTTTTATTGAAGGTGGAATATCTACAAATAAGTATAATATAGATAATATCTTTTTAATTCCTCTTGAAGCAGAGCAAATAAAAATTTGTTTATTTAATATTAAGTACGATTTTATTCCAGACAAGGAGTTTGCAGAGCTTATTTCCTTAATCTTAAAGATTGCTTTAGAAAATGCTAAAAGACTGAAGGATATTTTAAAGTATAAATTAGAAGAGCAAGAGATTAACCATACAATAGAAATTTTAAATAAATTTAGTAGGCAAAAAATCGACTATGAAGATGAAAATATAATTGTTACTGGTATAAATATCCCTGCTAAAATGGCTGGTGGTGATTATTTAGAATTTAGGAAAATTGATAATGATTACTATTTTGCTATTGCGGATGTTTGTGGAAAGGGGTATTCGGCTTCTATCTTAACTGTAGTATTAAGCACTTTTTCAGATTTAGCTTTTGATAAAAATGACTTTGTAAAAAAATTAATGAAATTAAATAAATTTTTATGTGAAAAAAATTTGGATGGTAGGTTTATAACAGCCTTTATTGCTTATTTCGATAAGGTAAGTTCCTGTCTTTATTATCAATCGTTTGGCCATGAACCAGTTTTCTTGTTGAAAAAAGGAAAAATTGTAGAGTTAGATTCAGAATATTTACCTCTTGGAATTTCCGAAGAAGAGTATGTTGTGGAGAAGATAAAAATAGATCCTGGAGATACATTTTTTATATATTCAGATGGAATTGTAGAGTATATTCAATATGATGAAATAAAATTTAAATTGAAAAATAATGGAAAATATGAAAAAAATTTTGTTTTGAATTTATATAAAGAACTTGTAAAAAATAAAGATACCCAAAGGGATGATTTTACCTGCATGTACACTTATTTCAAATGA
- a CDS encoding HDOD domain-containing protein encodes MKYRVFGTLEDIAHFKRILPESLIVSSDDFDFQIYVIDDVKTLLKIPKSFQKKTFFYVKVKDQKIFEKLSLYKVNGIIYPPLDRDKIIKKLNINLNRLSESVEIIKSKVIAKAESLPALPSIIHRLLQLTTNDKSTFKEVIVEVKKDQGLVGKVLRIVNSPFYGIRKEITSIDRAAILLGMNTIKNIALAAFSMDLFNKNLANYNTDSKSLWLHSFVVARIAEEIGKLHNNLDADSLYLAGLMHDLGKIVLVDFLTKPISSAREEDEMFGINHAETSALILKKWNVDDSIVNAVRNHHTIVNDDHYSLAIYYANLLSKADVDFENIINELCEKLGISLFDLSPRVEMVLKENYDEFF; translated from the coding sequence ATGAAGTATAGAGTTTTTGGGACTCTGGAAGATATCGCTCATTTTAAGAGGATTCTTCCAGAGTCCCTTATAGTTAGTAGTGATGATTTTGATTTTCAAATATATGTGATTGATGATGTAAAGACTTTATTGAAAATACCTAAGTCATTTCAAAAAAAGACTTTTTTTTATGTTAAAGTCAAGGATCAGAAAATCTTTGAAAAATTAAGTTTATATAAAGTGAATGGTATAATATATCCACCATTAGATAGGGATAAAATCATAAAAAAGTTAAATATTAACCTAAATAGATTGTCAGAAAGTGTTGAAATCATAAAGTCAAAAGTGATTGCTAAAGCTGAGAGTCTACCCGCTTTACCAAGTATAATCCACAGGCTGTTACAATTGACAACCAATGATAAGTCCACTTTCAAGGAAGTAATAGTTGAGGTGAAAAAGGATCAGGGGCTTGTGGGAAAAGTTTTAAGAATTGTAAACTCTCCTTTCTATGGGATTAGAAAAGAAATTACAAGTATAGATAGAGCAGCGATACTCCTTGGTATGAACACAATAAAAAATATTGCTCTTGCGGCTTTTAGTATGGATCTTTTTAATAAAAATTTAGCTAACTATAACACAGATTCTAAAAGCTTGTGGTTACATTCATTTGTTGTAGCAAGGATTGCTGAGGAGATAGGCAAATTACATAATAATTTAGATGCAGATTCATTATATTTAGCTGGTTTGATGCATGATTTAGGGAAAATTGTTTTGGTGGACTTTTTAACAAAACCAATTAGTTCTGCTAGAGAAGAAGATGAGATGTTTGGTATAAATCATGCTGAAACTTCTGCCTTAATTTTAAAAAAGTGGAATGTGGATGATTCTATCGTAAATGCAGTGAGAAATCATCATACAATAGTTAATGATGACCATTATTCTTTAGCAATTTATTATGCAAATTTGTTGAGTAAAGCTGATGTTGATTTTGAAAATATTATAAATGAATTATGTGAAAAGCTTGGTATCAGTCTTTTTGACTTAAGTCCAAGGGTGGAAATGGTGTTAAAAGAGAATTATGATGAATTTTTCTGA
- a CDS encoding response regulator, with translation MKIVIADDELRLRKIVAMHLKKSGFEVYEANNGKDAVELVEKIVPDVIVLDINMPVMDGFQAAEEIKRKDNLKNIPIIFLTARSDMESMQKGDELNAAHYLTKPFSPKELINKIRGLV, from the coding sequence ATGAAAATAGTAATTGCTGATGATGAACTGAGACTTAGAAAAATTGTTGCTATGCATTTGAAAAAGAGCGGTTTTGAGGTTTACGAAGCAAATAATGGAAAAGATGCCGTTGAGTTAGTTGAAAAAATAGTTCCGGATGTAATTGTTTTAGATATTAATATGCCTGTTATGGATGGATTTCAAGCTGCAGAAGAGATTAAAAGGAAAGATAATTTAAAAAATATACCGATAATATTTCTTACTGCAAGATCTGATATGGAATCGATGCAAAAAGGGGATGAGCTGAATGCTGCTCATTATCTGACAAAACCTTTTAGTCCAAAAGAATTAATAAATAAAATTAGGGGGTTGGTATGA
- a CDS encoding J domain-containing protein, translating into MNDIKTCLNLLGLDEKASIAEVKKRYFELAKLLHPDVNKSTQEEFIAVTKAYKYLMQVMKGEEVTDPNIEIYETKREINYKQIAKKFFATGVKHYKEGDINNALYMFEEAYRRDKNTKYKKWIIKCYMYKDRRLFDAKQLCLELIREEQWDPENYVLLGDIYSKKKLYKAAKEYYNKAIELGYPKDKLKDKLVEEKKGVFGKFFKK; encoded by the coding sequence ATGAATGATATCAAAACATGCCTAAATTTGTTGGGTTTGGATGAAAAGGCATCTATTGCAGAGGTAAAAAAAAGGTATTTTGAACTTGCAAAATTGCTCCATCCAGATGTGAATAAAAGTACACAAGAAGAATTTATTGCAGTTACAAAGGCTTATAAATATTTAATGCAGGTGATGAAAGGAGAAGAAGTAACGGACCCAAATATAGAGATATATGAAACAAAAAGAGAAATAAATTATAAACAGATTGCGAAAAAATTTTTTGCTACAGGTGTAAAGCATTATAAAGAAGGTGATATAAACAATGCGCTATATATGTTTGAAGAAGCATACAGAAGAGACAAAAATACAAAGTATAAGAAATGGATAATAAAGTGCTACATGTATAAAGATCGACGTCTTTTTGATGCAAAGCAACTCTGTTTGGAGTTGATAAGGGAAGAGCAGTGGGATCCAGAGAATTATGTATTATTGGGAGATATCTACAGTAAGAAAAAATTATATAAAGCTGCAAAAGAGTATTATAATAAAGCTATAGAGCTTGGTTATCCAAAAGATAAGTTAAAAGATAAATTGGTTGAAGAGAAAAAAGGGGTGTTTGGAAAATTCTTTAAAAAATAG
- a CDS encoding pyrimidine 5'-nucleotidase → MNEFEYLIFDLDNTLYNPKKNVLKEVDTLINDYMIKKVGIPPNIVNELRKEYRDNYGTTLNGLIKNYSINPNDYLDYVHDIDYSRLIKKDELLLKILREFDQKKIVYTNGSRKHAFKVLKHLGVLEEFDAIYSIEDLDYKPKPFVESFYNFLKKSKVKPEKSLFFEDMEVNLNGAKKIGFKTALVWKKNVNFDYNFDSIYDIIQLKLLTNKV, encoded by the coding sequence ATGAATGAATTTGAGTATCTAATTTTTGATTTAGACAATACCCTTTATAATCCTAAGAAAAATGTTCTTAAAGAAGTGGATACCTTAATTAATGATTATATGATTAAAAAGGTTGGTATCCCGCCGAATATTGTAAATGAATTAAGAAAAGAATACCGTGATAATTATGGAACAACCCTGAATGGATTAATAAAGAATTATTCCATCAATCCTAACGATTATTTAGATTATGTGCATGATATAGATTATTCCAGATTGATTAAAAAAGATGAGTTGCTTCTAAAGATATTGAGAGAATTTGATCAGAAAAAGATTGTTTATACAAACGGTTCAAGAAAACACGCTTTCAAAGTTTTAAAACATTTGGGAGTACTTGAAGAATTTGATGCAATTTATTCTATTGAGGATCTAGATTATAAACCCAAACCTTTTGTGGAAAGTTTTTATAATTTTTTAAAAAAGAGTAAAGTGAAGCCGGAAAAATCCTTGTTTTTTGAGGATATGGAAGTAAACCTTAATGGAGCTAAAAAGATTGGCTTTAAAACTGCTTTGGTTTGGAAAAAAAATGTAAACTTTGATTATAATTTTGATTCCATTTATGATATAATTCAATTGAAGTTACTTACTAACAAGGTTTGA
- a CDS encoding BCAM0308 family protein has product MRREKIKMLSYLKFTEDSDDPYRCEYPNNSYCTECDIVYIDKNWKLKADNEFKKNPIVCPACKKIKEEYYEGILYLKGNFVLGRKDEILNLIRNEEKKQRARTALSKIGKIVENAEEIVVYTTNDRLAYRIGKALFKAYKGELTIRWSDDNIFTRVYWERND; this is encoded by the coding sequence ATGAGAAGAGAAAAGATAAAAATGCTTTCATATTTGAAGTTTACTGAAGATTCTGACGATCCTTACAGATGTGAGTATCCAAACAATTCATATTGCACAGAATGTGACATTGTCTATATTGACAAAAACTGGAAACTTAAAGCTGATAATGAGTTTAAAAAGAATCCCATTGTGTGTCCTGCATGTAAAAAAATAAAAGAAGAATACTACGAAGGTATTTTGTATTTAAAAGGGAATTTTGTACTCGGTCGTAAAGATGAAATATTGAATTTAATAAGAAATGAAGAAAAAAAACAAAGAGCTAGGACTGCACTTTCAAAAATTGGTAAAATTGTAGAGAATGCTGAAGAAATAGTTGTTTACACTACAAATGATAGACTTGCTTATAGAATAGGAAAAGCCCTCTTTAAAGCGTATAAAGGTGAATTAACAATAAGATGGTCAGATGATAATATATTTACTAGGGTTTATTGGGAGAGAAATGACTAA
- a CDS encoding DUF3108 domain-containing protein, with protein MKNIFFIVFIIFCITFASQVLAEEKLTVCYKAYYFIPLGEACIEYSFDSDKIKISSYIKTNTLISLIKRIDNKGYSFLDLKRGVYHFNFFQREGNYKRDHIYTYSHTKLNYKIIKFKKGKKHIKEGVVNKKYVFDPYFYSLNLQCGLHRNNFNLFYDKRTYNISTNETKREGYRKIRLKPDIKTSGLLVPKGYWWIFVNEDMMMERVWVEFTIGKAKLKSVSVDGDRNLIKKICDKLVNVYLLWYN; from the coding sequence ATGAAAAATATTTTTTTTATAGTTTTTATTATTTTTTGTATAACTTTTGCTTCGCAAGTATTAGCGGAAGAAAAGTTAACTGTATGTTATAAAGCTTACTACTTTATACCTCTTGGTGAAGCTTGTATTGAATACAGTTTTGATTCAGACAAAATTAAAATATCAAGTTATATCAAGACGAATACGCTGATTTCATTAATTAAACGGATTGATAATAAAGGATATTCATTCCTTGATTTGAAAAGAGGGGTATATCACTTTAACTTTTTTCAGAGGGAAGGAAATTATAAAAGGGATCATATTTATACGTACAGCCATACAAAGCTTAATTATAAGATTATAAAGTTTAAAAAGGGTAAAAAGCATATTAAAGAAGGAGTGGTGAACAAAAAGTATGTTTTTGATCCGTATTTTTATTCATTAAATTTACAGTGTGGGTTACATAGAAATAATTTTAATCTTTTTTACGATAAAAGGACTTATAACATTTCAACTAATGAGACTAAAAGAGAAGGTTACAGAAAAATTAGACTAAAACCTGACATTAAAACTTCTGGTTTATTAGTGCCTAAAGGGTATTGGTGGATTTTTGTTAATGAAGATATGATGATGGAGAGAGTGTGGGTTGAATTCACGATAGGTAAAGCTAAGTTGAAAAGTGTGAGTGTGGATGGGGACAGAAATTTGATAAAGAAAATATGCGATAAACTGGTAAATGTTTATTTATTGTGGTATAATTAA
- the ispF gene encoding 2-C-methyl-D-erythritol 2,4-cyclodiphosphate synthase: protein MKIKTGIGFDVHRFCEGRKLILGGVEIPYKYGLLGYSDADVLIHAIIDSILSPACGLDIGKVFPDNDKRYKDIDSKVLLEHAVNMVTEKGFYISNVDCTVIAEAPKISPFIDRMRETLSAILKIEYNDITIKGTTTEKLGFTGRGEGVAALAVSTLIKE from the coding sequence ATGAAGATTAAGACTGGGATAGGCTTTGATGTTCACAGGTTTTGTGAAGGCAGAAAATTGATTCTCGGCGGTGTAGAAATTCCATATAAATATGGGCTTCTTGGGTATTCGGATGCTGACGTGCTAATTCATGCCATTATTGATTCCATATTATCTCCAGCCTGTGGACTTGATATAGGGAAAGTATTTCCTGATAACGATAAAAGATATAAGGATATCGATTCAAAAGTTTTGTTGGAACATGCTGTCAATATGGTAACTGAAAAAGGTTTTTATATATCTAATGTTGATTGTACAGTTATTGCTGAAGCACCCAAGATTTCACCATTTATTGACAGGATGCGCGAAACTCTTTCAGCAATATTAAAAATTGAGTATAATGACATTACAATTAAAGGAACTACAACTGAAAAATTGGGGTTTACTGGTAGAGGTGAAGGTGTAGCTGCTTTGGCTGTGAGTACTTTGATAAAAGAATGA
- a CDS encoding alpha/beta fold hydrolase: MKLVVFSHGKEGTPDGIKIKKLSNVAIERGWNVISIDYQGIYDPEKRVKKLLNYIPENYKKIVLVGSSMGGYISLVAGKKIKPDGIFLLAPAVMIENEIYCEKEPFVEKSLIEVVHGYKDSIISVDKIFNYCKKYSIPLHLVDDEHRLLRCIDEIVKIFENFLIKVDSI, translated from the coding sequence ATGAAGTTAGTAGTTTTTTCTCATGGTAAAGAAGGAACACCAGACGGAATAAAAATTAAGAAATTATCCAATGTAGCAATTGAAAGAGGTTGGAATGTTATTAGTATAGATTATCAAGGTATTTATGACCCTGAAAAAAGGGTAAAAAAGCTTTTAAATTACATTCCTGAAAATTATAAAAAAATTGTTTTAGTTGGTTCAAGTATGGGAGGTTATATTTCTCTTGTAGCAGGTAAAAAGATTAAGCCTGATGGGATATTTTTACTAGCTCCAGCTGTGATGATAGAAAATGAAATTTATTGTGAAAAGGAGCCTTTTGTAGAGAAGAGTTTAATTGAAGTAGTTCATGGTTATAAAGATAGTATTATCTCTGTAGACAAAATCTTTAATTATTGTAAAAAATACAGTATACCTCTTCATCTAGTTGATGATGAACACAGATTATTGAGATGTATAGATGAGATTGTAAAAATTTTTGAAAACTTTTTAATAAAAGTAGACTCAATTTAA
- a CDS encoding metal-sensitive transcriptional regulator, translating to MFGEDLKKDLLTRLAKIEGQVRGIAKMIESDKYCIDIINQVSAVRGALDKVALKILKKHVNTCVVNAIKSDKSEEIIEELIKTIDRYLK from the coding sequence ATGTTTGGTGAAGATTTGAAAAAGGATTTATTGACAAGACTTGCCAAAATTGAAGGACAGGTAAGAGGGATTGCAAAGATGATTGAAAGTGATAAATACTGCATTGATATAATAAACCAAGTTTCAGCTGTGCGGGGAGCTTTGGATAAGGTGGCTTTAAAAATTTTAAAGAAACATGTTAATACATGTGTTGTGAATGCTATAAAATCAGATAAGTCAGAAGAGATAATTGAAGAGCTCATTAAGACCATTGATAGGTATTTGAAGTAA
- a CDS encoding cation:proton antiporter, producing MNLVNRLFLIIILTLIAIIINNTIELHYTLSIGISFLIALITAETFYPIGIPRLSSFLIIGLILGPFVLNIFNNELLLKTKFLDSIALGMIALVAGCEIDFKSNLKEFLNFGKFTILQVIILSIFAAPLLFLVFKIFIPDFAFLAPILFLTLIFNATSPSTTVSIIKETKAHNTLSSLVLTSAIIKDIMIILLFTSILSFFSTKGGNSVFSVFLKEVYSSLFGIGIGIIIILYMKFININNGSFFLLILVGTSLVSSVIHLNNLLIFLFAGIIVNNLSKFGHQINEIFETNFELILLVFFFSAGASINLGALKNMIFIAVIIFLLRTLLLYISAYLSGNLCKIDKKASSYSTFGFISQAGVSIGFTKIIADSFQWGNHFSTLLFAIISINQIIGPILFKIYLNKYE from the coding sequence ATGAACTTAGTCAATAGACTTTTTCTTATTATTATATTAACATTAATTGCTATTATTATTAATAATACCATAGAATTGCATTACACACTGAGTATTGGAATCTCATTTCTCATTGCACTTATCACAGCAGAAACATTTTATCCCATAGGAATTCCAAGATTATCCTCTTTTCTCATAATTGGTTTAATATTAGGCCCATTTGTATTGAATATTTTTAACAATGAACTTCTTCTAAAAACAAAGTTTTTAGATTCAATCGCCTTAGGAATGATTGCATTAGTAGCTGGATGTGAAATAGACTTTAAAAGTAACCTAAAAGAATTTTTAAATTTTGGAAAGTTTACAATTTTACAAGTAATCATTCTATCCATATTTGCAGCACCGTTGCTTTTTCTGGTTTTTAAAATTTTTATACCCGACTTTGCCTTTTTAGCCCCAATTCTCTTTCTTACATTAATTTTCAATGCCACATCTCCTTCCACCACTGTATCAATAATAAAAGAGACTAAAGCTCATAACACACTTTCCTCATTGGTTCTTACATCAGCTATAATTAAAGATATAATGATAATTTTATTGTTTACCTCAATCCTTTCCTTTTTTTCTACAAAAGGTGGAAACTCTGTATTTTCTGTTTTTCTAAAAGAAGTATATTCAAGCCTTTTCGGAATCGGTATAGGAATAATTATTATCCTTTACATGAAGTTTATCAACATTAATAATGGTTCTTTCTTTCTGCTTATACTTGTTGGTACAAGCCTTGTTTCATCCGTTATTCATTTAAATAACTTGCTAATATTTCTTTTCGCAGGCATCATTGTAAACAATCTTTCTAAGTTTGGACATCAAATTAATGAAATTTTCGAGACAAACTTTGAGCTTATCCTTCTTGTTTTCTTTTTCTCAGCAGGTGCTTCTATCAACTTGGGAGCACTGAAAAACATGATTTTTATTGCAGTTATAATATTTCTTTTGAGGACGCTGTTACTCTATATCTCCGCATACCTATCAGGTAATCTTTGTAAAATCGATAAAAAAGCATCCTCATATTCCACATTCGGTTTTATAAGCCAAGCTGGAGTGAGTATCGGTTTTACAAAAATCATTGCAGATTCATTCCAGTGGGGAAATCATTTCAGCACCCTTCTTTTTGCTATTATCAGTATTAATCAAATTATAGGTCCAATTCTATTCAAAATTTATCTCAACAAATACGAATAA